The window GAAGGCCGCTACTTGGTAAGTTCTTTTTCTATTTTTCTTAAGATTACAGAAAAATTTCGATCTGTTTTTTGTAGTTTTTTGATTTTTTCATTAGCATGCATCACAGTAGTATGATCTCTCCCGCCCAGATAACCGCCTATTTCTTTAAGAGAAAGATTCGTAAACTTTCGCGCTAAATACATTGCTATCTGTCTGGGCAACGTAATAGATTTAAATTTTCTTCTAGAGAGAATCTGAGAAATCTGGATGTTAAAATGTCTTGTAACAGTTCTTAATATATCTTCTATGCCAAGAAGTTTTTTTTTCTCAGCAAAACCTTCAATTACCTGCTTTACGAGATCCAAATTTAGCACTTCTTTACTAATTGATGCGTATCGTGCTAAATTTACCAGGGTACCCTCGATTTCTCTCACATTTGAGGAAGCATTTTCTGCAATGAAGTTTGCAGCGTCGTTTGATATATTTAAGTTCGCTAACGCAGCTTTTCTTTGTATGATTGCTATGCTCGTCTCAAAACTTGGCGGGTCAATTCTCGTTATAAGCCCCCACCTGAATCTAGATATGAGCCGTTCCTCTATTGTTGGTATCTCTTCGGGTGGACAATCACTTGAAAGAACAATTTGCTTTTGTCTGTTATACAAGCTATTGAAAGTATGGAAGAACTCTTCACGGGAACTTTGTGATTTTGCTAAAAACTGCACATCATCAATTAATAAAAAATCTACGTTTCTGTACATATTTCTAAAACCATTCCAGTCTCCAGTCCTTATGGTGGAAATATAGTGGTTGATAAAACTCTCGCAGGGCAGAAACAATGTGTTGTGTTGACGTGCCTGTTGTTGTAAATATATGGCTTGGAGCAGGTGTGTTTTTCCCAGGCCTACCTGGCCGTGGATAAATAAAGGATTATAAGAAGTGCCGGGTGATTCAGCAACGGCAAGTGCAGCGGCATGTGTCAGGCGGTTACAGGGTCCAACTAAAAAATTGTCAAACGTGTAGTTCTTATTTATATAATACTGCGTTTCTATCGTTTTTGGAACAATCGATTTTTGAGCAGGATCTACCAATCCTCTTTTATTATCATCCGCAATGAGTGATATAGTTATTTTGGAATTTGTTGCCTCAAAAATGGCAGATATAATGACATCCATGTAATTTTTTTCCAACCACTCCTTGCAGTAGAGATTTGGTACTTTAATGGAAA is drawn from Candidatus Scalindua sp. and contains these coding sequences:
- the dnaA gene encoding chromosomal replication initiator protein DnaA; protein product: MSNLPQKDKDTWFSIRENIKENISPQQFTTWFENLSLNKINRHEISIKVPNLYCKEWLEKNYMDVIISAIFEATNSKITISLIADDNKRGLVDPAQKSIVPKTIETQYYINKNYTFDNFLVGPCNRLTHAAALAVAESPGTSYNPLFIHGQVGLGKTHLLQAIYLQQQARQHNTLFLPCESFINHYISTIRTGDWNGFRNMYRNVDFLLIDDVQFLAKSQSSREEFFHTFNSLYNRQKQIVLSSDCPPEEIPTIEERLISRFRWGLITRIDPPSFETSIAIIQRKAALANLNISNDAANFIAENASSNVREIEGTLVNLARYASISKEVLNLDLVKQVIEGFAEKKKLLGIEDILRTVTRHFNIQISQILSRRKFKSITLPRQIAMYLARKFTNLSLKEIGGYLGGRDHTTVMHANEKIKKLQKTDRNFSVILRKIEKELTK